A window of Adhaeribacter arboris genomic DNA:
CCAATTTTCAGAAGGAAAATCGGATTGTGAAATTAACGGGAGAAGCATTTTTTGAAGTGGCAAAAGCCGAAGGCAAGCGCTTCACGATTTTCGCCGAAGGCACCAAAACGGAAGTAATTGGAACGTCTTTTAATTTAAGAGCTTACGCCCACGAACCCGTGAAAGTGCAGGTAGTTACCGGCAAAGTAGCGTTTGCTCGCACCGAAACCGACGATGCCGTATTTCTAGTACCCGGGCAGGAAGGCGTAATAGGTGAAAAAACTCCGATAGCCCAAAAGCAAACAATCCAAAATGAAAATTTTAGAAGTTGGAGAACCAAGAATTTAACTTTTAGCAATACCCAACTGGACCAGTTAACGGCCGAACTGGAAAGTTACTTTAACATAAAAATTACCATTCAAAACAATGCCTTGCGCCAATGCCGGTTTACCACTTCTTTCCGGAATCCGGACCTGAAAGAAGTATTAGATATCCTGGCGGTAACGGGCAACCTAACCATTACCCAAAAAGGAACCGAATATTTTATTACGGGTCCGGGGTGTAAATAAAAAATCTAGAAAATTTTAAATAATTTTAAGAATGAAAACACGCAGTTTTTTCATAATGGCTTTGCTATGCCTGGTTTTTTCAGCCTGTCTGGCTCAGTCGCAACCGCTAAAAACCAAAATTTCTTTAAAAGTAAATAACGCCACCTTACCGCAGGTGCTGCAATCTATCCAGCAGAAATACGCTATTCGGTTTTCTTACCTCAACAACGATTTACCGCCCAAAAACCGAGTTTCCGCTGAAATACAAGATAAAACCTTAGCCGAAGTACTGGATGTGCTGCTGGCTAATACCAACGTAGGTTACCTGGAAAAAAACGGCCAGGTAATTATTAAAAAAGGTTTACCGAAAAGTTTACCCAAAGCCTCCACCTTAAACAAACTTCCTCCGCCCACTTCCAGTACTCCAGCTAAGCCAACTCCAAGAACAACGCCCACTCCAGCTGAAGTTAAGCCAGAACCCACTCAGAAAAAGGTGGAAACCGTAGTCACTCCCCCAAGTACAAGTGCAGCAGAAGAGCCTGCTTCCGTTCCGGATACTCTGGCTACTCAAAGTGTTTCGGATACAAGTGCGGCCCGTACTTCTATTACTATTAAAAGGGTAAAAACCATTGCTTTTGATGAAGATTCGCTGGAAATCAAACCGTATCATCTGGGAATTATCTACCCATTAAGCACCAACGGAACACGGGCGAACGAGTATGTCAATCGGGTATCGGCGCACTTACTCGTGGGTACGGCCGCCGGCAACCAAGGTGCTGAATTTGCCGGAATAGGTAATATCGATAAAAAGTACGTGCGTGGTTTTCAGTTCGGCGGCTATTTCAATATAATCGGTAACCGCGATAAACTAACCCCAGTAACGGATAGCGTAATTAATCGGTACAGCTTACAAGGAGGTCAGTTTGCGGGCTTTCTGAACGTGGCCAGCGGTAACAGCAATGGGGTTCAGTTTGCCGGTTTCTTAAACGTAAGCCGTAATATTACCGGGGTGCAAGGTGCCGGTTTCATGAATATTGCCCGGGATGTAAAAGGCGCGCAATTATCTGGTTTTATCAACAAAGCCCGCTATGTAAGAGGTACGCAAATCGGATTTTTAAATTTTGCCGATAGTATTAACGGTGTACCGGTCGGGTTTTTAAGTTTTGTAAAACACGGCGGTTACCATCACGCAGAGATTTACGTTGCTGATGATTTTAACGTGAATATAACTTATAAAATAGGGGTCCCAAAATTCTATACGTTGTTTGCCTTAGGGGCGGAACTCGACGATAAAAAACGCTGGGGTTATGGGGCAGGCTTTGGCTCGGAATGGACGCTTTATAAACGTTTGCATTTAAACACGGATGTAGTATCGTATTATGTTATCGAAAAAAGTTACGAAAATTTTCCGGATGGCTTGTTTGAAGATTATGAGTTAAACATGCTGAACAAATTTAGGTTGCTAGGTACTGTACAATTGGCCAATCATTTATCTTTCTTTGGGGGTCCTACTTTTAACGTAATGGTATCGAAATACCAGGAACCCGGCGAATCGGAAGTGGGCTCAACTTTTCCCAAACACACCTTTTTTAATAAAACCGACTTCTTCGATACGAATGTAAAAATGTGGATTGGCTTTAACGCCGGTATCCGTTTTTAGAATTACCTACCCTCCTACTCTTCTTTCAATTTTGCTTCTATCCGTTTAAAACCGCTTTTTAGCAGTTATCAGAACCTTATTGTCTAAAAAATTCTATGAATCAAGCTAATTATTCAAACCCGATCAATATTGCCCAGGATTATCAAAAAGGCTGGGAAAAATCCCAGGCCGAATACGAACGTCAACGTGTCCGCGCTTTACCAAATCTAAATCTCCGCAAAGGATATTGTAAGCAAAAAGCAATTTCTTTACTAACGGTATTCCTTATTTTATTAACCAGCCAGCTTTCTTCCTTCGGCCAAAACCTGACCCAAACTATTCGTGGCAAAATCATTGACCGGGAATCACAAACGCCGTTAGTAGGAGCCTCCGTAGCCATTGTATCGTTAAACCCGATTAAAGGCAGCACGACCGATAACGATGGAGTTTTTAAAATTGAAAAAGTGCCGGTTGGCCGCCATACGCTCAAAATTAATTACATTGGCTACCAGGAACAAATAATTCCGGAATTACTGCTGGGTTCCGGTAAAGAAATAATTCTCACAGTTGGGCTTACCGAATCCATCCGGCAAATGGACGAGGTAGTCATTACAGCACAACCTGAAAAAGGGCAACCCCTCAACGACATGGCTACGCTCAGTGCCCGTTCTATCTCCGTGGAAGAAACCAAACGGTATGCGGCCAGTGTGAACGACCCCGCCCGCGCCGCTTTATCTTACGCCGGTGTAGCCACCACCGACGATGGCGGCAACCAAATTGTGGTTCGGGGCAATTCGCCGAAAGGCATTTTGTGGCGGATGGAAGGCATCGAAGTACCTAATCCTAACCATTTTGGCGAGGAAGGAGCTTCGGGCGGGGGCATAAGTATCTTGAGTGTAAATATGATTGATAATTCGGATTTTTATACCGGCGCCTTTCCGGCCGAATACGGCAATGCTTTATCCGGAATTTTCGACATGAAGTTGCGCCAGGGTAATAACGAAAAACGGGAATATGCTTTCCAAGCGGGAGTTTTAGGTCTCGATTTTGCCGCCGAAGGCCCTTTTAAAAAGAACTACAAAGGTTCTTATTTAGCCAATTACCGGTATTCGACCTTAGCGATTCTGAAAAAAGTGGGCGTAAATATTTCGGGCGATGCCGCGCCCGAATTTCAGGATTTTTCCTTTAAACTGCATTTTCCTACTACTAAAGCCGGAATATTTACTTTGTGGGGTATTGGCGGTTACAGCACCCAGGTACAAGAAGCAGAACGAAACTCCAAGGAATGGAAAGAAAAAGAAGACCGCTTCGATGATATTTTTAAATCCGGTATGGGAGCCGCCGGTTTATCGCACGTTTATTTTTTAAATTCTAAAGCTTAC
This region includes:
- a CDS encoding FecR family protein, encoding MNENRPTFWEHLAREVSGNASEESKDWAQQQPDQEIKEARKQAERVWQSTSLPVDSYEPDVERGWQRFQLKVQARQMPLTPVKKSKTGTIRWAVAATISLLLVAGAYFLTRPTQPAWTEVKTAANETKTIRLADGSTVALNQKSVFSYPTNFQKENRIVKLTGEAFFEVAKAEGKRFTIFAEGTKTEVIGTSFNLRAYAHEPVKVQVVTGKVAFARTETDDAVFLVPGQEGVIGEKTPIAQKQTIQNENFRSWRTKNLTFSNTQLDQLTAELESYFNIKITIQNNALRQCRFTTSFRNPDLKEVLDILAVTGNLTITQKGTEYFITGPGCK
- a CDS encoding DUF4974 domain-containing protein — translated: MKTRSFFIMALLCLVFSACLAQSQPLKTKISLKVNNATLPQVLQSIQQKYAIRFSYLNNDLPPKNRVSAEIQDKTLAEVLDVLLANTNVGYLEKNGQVIIKKGLPKSLPKASTLNKLPPPTSSTPAKPTPRTTPTPAEVKPEPTQKKVETVVTPPSTSAAEEPASVPDTLATQSVSDTSAARTSITIKRVKTIAFDEDSLEIKPYHLGIIYPLSTNGTRANEYVNRVSAHLLVGTAAGNQGAEFAGIGNIDKKYVRGFQFGGYFNIIGNRDKLTPVTDSVINRYSLQGGQFAGFLNVASGNSNGVQFAGFLNVSRNITGVQGAGFMNIARDVKGAQLSGFINKARYVRGTQIGFLNFADSINGVPVGFLSFVKHGGYHHAEIYVADDFNVNITYKIGVPKFYTLFALGAELDDKKRWGYGAGFGSEWTLYKRLHLNTDVVSYYVIEKSYENFPDGLFEDYELNMLNKFRLLGTVQLANHLSFFGGPTFNVMVSKYQEPGESEVGSTFPKHTFFNKTDFFDTNVKMWIGFNAGIRF
- a CDS encoding TonB-dependent receptor, which encodes MNQANYSNPINIAQDYQKGWEKSQAEYERQRVRALPNLNLRKGYCKQKAISLLTVFLILLTSQLSSFGQNLTQTIRGKIIDRESQTPLVGASVAIVSLNPIKGSTTDNDGVFKIEKVPVGRHTLKINYIGYQEQIIPELLLGSGKEIILTVGLTESIRQMDEVVITAQPEKGQPLNDMATLSARSISVEETKRYAASVNDPARAALSYAGVATTDDGGNQIVVRGNSPKGILWRMEGIEVPNPNHFGEEGASGGGISILSVNMIDNSDFYTGAFPAEYGNALSGIFDMKLRQGNNEKREYAFQAGVLGLDFAAEGPFKKNYKGSYLANYRYSTLAILKKVGVNISGDAAPEFQDFSFKLHFPTTKAGIFTLWGIGGYSTQVQEAERNSKEWKEKEDRFDDIFKSGMGAAGLSHVYFLNSKAYFETVLSLSGNFTRYRYDSLGTDYKPTTFYRESFNNYAGRLSVLYNHKLNNQHTIRVGAIYSQLNFDLFSEGRDEDRDNTLERWVDNAGNSGLLQAYGQWKYRIAENLTLNSGVHFMRLGLNGNSALEPRLGIRWNFSGTQSLGAAFGTHSRNESMAVYFAQQPLGNGLYSQANKDLKLTKARHYVISYDQMLREDLRFKVETYYQQLYNLAISPDPRSTIAALNSETGLIADSLVSNGKGKNYGVELSLEKFFTNNYYFLITSSLYNSKFTAADGVERNTRYNGNHILNVLGGKEFKVGKDKANLIGANVRVLWAGGNRYTPLNVEQSRLEDKAVYYEDKRYEAQAPDYFRTDIRVSYRKNRPKASYILSLDIQNVTNRLNIYNQYYDKDTQSLKISTQTGLIPVLNYRIEF